One Diabrotica virgifera virgifera chromosome 3, PGI_DIABVI_V3a genomic window carries:
- the LOC126882538 gene encoding uncharacterized protein LOC126882538, whose amino-acid sequence MIESQLRSLETLGITADKYAAILYPLIESFLPEDMIRLWHRSSQFLRPSGSVSMHNVEESAEVSTLETRLSGLMSFLQNEVQNEQKINLATEGFGLSTENKYKSNNLVEKKNIKSPKQGTDQPSATAAGLVNYEVDRCIFCEGQHDSINCFKAQKLSMEQKRRTLSEKKACFRCLKVRHSSKNCRARLNFILCCKSHVVLMCPDLPVNKIDTSTSSISRSEENRTEDQTLANLNNTQVFLQTLRVNIRSAHGTKQVRALIDTGSQRTYILQRTAQEMGFSAKGTESIVHTLFGGKSTSEQRHKLYKVTASEGAYSCSFDALDQPKICADVSPVYHGPWVEELSDMNISLSDVGHIAPIEILLGADVVGKLYTGRKYQLQCGLVAVETLLGWTLMGKVPAVASNFSTSMMSIALFVDSSSVAKLCELDIIGITDPVEKLTREVAAKETKNFFYETIRCDNEGRYEVMLPWLNKHPLISDNLVVARRRLDTTLNKLKKSNLFE is encoded by the coding sequence ATGATAGAGAGTCAACTTCGTTCACTTGAGACCTTAGGCATAACTGCTGACAAATATGCGGCAATATTGTATCCCCTTATTGAGTCATTTTTACCGGAGGATATGATCAGACTATGGCATAGATCTTCACAGTTTTTAAGGCCTTCTGGTTCCGTATCCATGCACAATGTCGAAGAATCTGCAGAAGTTTCAACTTTGGAGACAAGATTAAGTGGGCTAATGAGTTTTCTACAAAATGAAGTtcaaaatgaacaaaaaattaatttagcaaCAGAAGGTTTTGGTTTATcgactgaaaataaatataaatccAATAACCTTGttgaaaagaagaatataaaatcACCGAAGCAAGGAACTGATCAGCCATCAGCGACCGCTGCTGGGTTGGTAAATTATGAGGTTGACAGGTGTATTTTTTGCGAAGGACAGCATGACAGTATCAATTGTTTTAAAGCACAAAAATTGTCTATGGAACAGAAACGACGAACATTGTCAGAGAAGAAAGCCTGTTTTCGATGTTTGAAGGTTCGACATTCTTCGAAGAACTGTAGAGCACGTTTGAATTTTATTTTGTGTTGTAAATCTCATGTTGTTTTGATGTGTCCTGATTTACCTGTTAACAAAATTGATACATCGACCTCAAGTATCAGCCGCTCGGAAGAAAATAGGACTGAGGATCAGACGCTTGCGAATTTGAATAATACACAGGTTTTTTTACAAACTCTGCGAGTAAACATAAGAAGTGCACATGGTACTAAACAAGTAAGGGCACTTATTGACACTGGATCGCAGAGAACATATATTTTACAGCGTACCGCACAAGAAATGGGTTTTTCTGCTAAAGGAACGGAAAGTATCGTACATACGTTATTTGGCGGTAAAAGTACTTCTGAACAACGACATAAATTATACAAGGTAACTGCGAGTGAAGGAGCTTACTCTTGTTCATTTGATGCCTTAGATCAACCAAAAATTTGTGCAGATGTCTCTCCTGTTTATCACGGCCCTTGGGTTGAGGAACTTAGTGACATGAATATTTCGCTCAGCGATGTCGGACATATAGCACCAATTGAGATTTTGTTAGGAGCTGATGTTGTAGGCAAATTGTATACAGGGAGGAAATATCAGTTACAGTGTGGTCTTGTAGCAGTTGAAACTTTGTTAGGTTGGACTCTTATGGGCAAGGTGCCGGCGGTTGCTTCTAATTTCAGCACATCTATGATGTCGATTGCGTTGTTTGTTGATAGTTCTTCTGTGGCGAAACTCTGTGAGCTTGATATTATTGGGATAACCGATCCTGTAGAAAAATTGACACGAGAGGTGGCGGCCAAGGAGACTAAGAATTTTTTCTATGAGACTATCCGATGTGACAACGAAGGTAGGTATGAGGTTATGTTACCTTGGTTGAACAAGCATCCTTTAATTTCAGATAATTTAGTTGTCGCTAGAAGAAGGTTAGATActactttaaataagttgaaaaagTCCAATTTGTTTGAAtag